A window of Solanum stenotomum isolate F172 chromosome 3, ASM1918654v1, whole genome shotgun sequence contains these coding sequences:
- the LOC125857615 gene encoding uncharacterized protein LOC125857615 has translation MVRGSVVSGFERLMNIINGFEIPVDSASGSRRKFYSRDIKKLSLMLPTYLQDSGFFDHFERTDWSSLDAYKDKETGSLLEPKHPFLVEYVQDIIQQGSDTLDCGLFEAAFAEFLSDEIPIQSNNLRSDYLRSRYAALLWNYGSEKAEAGYVSDNDDPSKSRGHFTPPNHDALVNQ, from the exons ATGGTGCGTGGGTCTGTTGTATCTGGATTCGAGCGGTTGATGAACATTATTAATGGTTTTGAGATTCCTGTTG ACTCAGCATCTGGATCAAGGAGAAAATTTTATTCGAGAgacattaaaaaattatctctAATGTTGCCTACTTACCTCCAGGACAGTGGATTTTTTGATCATTTCGAGAGAACTGATTGGTCATCTCTTGATGCTTATAAGGACAAGGAAACTGGAAGTCTATTGGAACCAAAACACCCTTTTCTTGTTGAATATGTACAAGACATTATTCAACAAGGAAGCGACACACT ggattgtggtttgtttgagGCCGCCTTTGCTGAATTCCTTAGCGATGAAATTCCAATCCAATCCAATAATCTCCGTTCTGATTATCTCCGGTCAAGATACGCAGCATTGCTATGGAATTACGGCAGTGAAAAGGCTGAAGCTGGATACGTTAGTGATAATGACGATCCATCAAAGTCTAGGGGTCATTTCACACCACCAAACCATGATGCGTTGGTTAACCAATAG